The Streptomyces sp. NBC_00306 sequence ATCTTCCGGCCCCGTCGAGACGGACGGCGGACCCGGGAGACACGCCGGTCCCGGAGTGAGGGACAATGATGGCTCTGCCAAGGCGTGTTACCGCATCGCGCGGGAGCGGCAGGCGCGGGCGAATACCAGGGATCGCAGAGGGGACGCATGTCGGAGGCGGAGCAGTCGCGGAAGCCCCAGCGGGACAAGGCCGAGGAGCCCGAGGCGACGGTGTCGGACGAGCGAGGGCCGGTCACCGCGAAGCCGGGCGTCACGGGTGGAGCGAGGACGGGCGCGAAGTCAGGTGCGAGGTCAGGCGCGAAGCCTGCCGCGACGTCGGACGCCAAGCCGGGGAGCCGGTCGGACGCGAAGGGCAGCCGGCCGGGGGATTCCGGAGCGGACCCCGCGGGCGGGGTGGCGGGAGTGCCGTCGGGCACGGCGGCGGACGTGGGTCCGGCCGACGCGAAGCCCGAGGACGGGACTGTCGCCGAGAGCGTGGCTGACGCGGTGCCTGGTGCTGACGAGCCGGTTGACGCTGTGCCCGGTGCTGAGGATGTGGCTGACGAACTGCCCCGCGACGGGGAGCCGGCTGACGCTGCGCCCGATGCCGAGGATGTGGCTGATGCCGACCCGCGTGCCGGGGCGCCGGTTGACGCCGTGCCCGTAGCCGAGGACGAGGTGGCCGACGCGGCGCCAGTTTCCGCGGCGGCGAAGAAGGCTGACGTGCCGTCCGGGCCGGCGGCGGTCGAGGGCGCCCCCGCCGACCCGCGGACCGACCCCCGGACCGCGATCTCGACCGAGGCCAAGGCCAAGGCTGAGGCCCGGACCAAGAACAAGCCCACGACCGGGTCCGAGTCCGAGTCCGAGTCGGGAGCCGGCGCCAAGTCCGGGGCCGTCGCGGGCACCGGGACCGCCGCCGAGGACGAGGCCGTGAGCGGAGCGGCTGCCGCTGCTCAGGACGCGGCTCCCTCGCGGGCCAAGGCCCGGGAGACCGTGCCGTCGTGGGCCAAGGCCGAGGTCGCCGCCGATGTGCGGAGCGAGGCGAAGGCCGACTCCGGCGCCGCCGAGACAGATGCCCCCTCCGCCGCCCGGGCTGAAGCGAAGCCCGCGTCCCCCGCCGCCCCCGCGTCCGAGAGGCCCGCCGAGGCGAAGGTGCCCCGCCAGGGGTCCGGGCGGGACACCGAAGGGCGTCTGCTGGCCGGGCGTTACCGGCTCGGTGGTGTGCTCGGCCGTGGCGGCATGGGCACGGTCTGGCGGGCCGTCGACGAGACCCTCGGCCGTACCGTCGCCGTGAAGGAACTGCGCTTCCCGACCAGCATCGACGACGAGGAGAAGCGCCGCCTCATCACCAGGACGCTGCGCGAGGCCAAGGCCATCGCCCGTATCCGCAACAACAGTGCCGTGACCGTCTACGACGTGGTCGACGAGGACGACCGTCCGTGGATCGTGATGGAGCTCGTGGAGGGCAAGTCCCTCGCCGAAGCGGTGCGTGAGGACGGCACCTTGACGCCGCGCCGGGCGGCCGAGGTCGGGCTCGCCATCCTGGACGTCCTGCGTTCCGCGCACCGCGAGGGCATCCTGCACCGCGATGTGAAGCCGTCCAACGTGCTGATCTCCGAGGACGGGCGCGTCGTCCTCACCGACTTCGGTATCGCTCAGGTCGAGGGCGACCCCTCGATCACCTCCACCGGCATGCTCGTCGGCGCCCCCTCGTACATCTCGCCGGAGCGCGCCCGTGGCCACAAGCCCGGGCCCGCCGCCGACCTGTGGTCGCTGGGCGGTCTGCTGTACGCGAGCGTCGAAGGCAGCCCGCCGTACGACAAGGGCTCCGCGATCGCGACTCTCACCGCGGTGATGACCGAGCCGCTCGACCCGCCGAAGAACGCGGGCCCGCTGGAGGAGGTCATCTACGGCCTGCTCGCCAAGGATCCGGCGCAGCGGCTGGACGACGCCGGTGCGCGTGCGCTGCTGACCAAGGTGCTGAACGCACCCGAGGTCCCCGAGGCGCCGGTCGTGCCCGAGCCGCCCCAGGACGCCACCCGCGCCCTGTCGTTGCCGCCTGTGCCCCCGCCGCCCCCGGCGAAGCCGAAGGACCCGGCGGCCGACCGGGTGCGTGGCGCGCTCAGGTCCGTGCGGAACGCCGCGGCGGCGGCCACGCCGGAGGCCCGGCCGAAGCAGTCGGCTGCCTCGCAGCAGACGTCGCCCTCCCGGCCCACGCCGCCGCGGGCGCCGCTCACCGATGTGGTGCCCCGCCGGACGATGGTGATCAGCGCGGTGGTCGTCGTGCTCGCGATCCTGGCCACGGTGCTGTACCTGACCCTGGGCGACGGCGACCAGGGCAATGAGGGCAAGGTCAAGAACGACCCGTCGGCCACGCCCGGGGCCGCTGCCGCCGGGACGGGCACCGACGCCGGCACGGACACCGGCGACGACAAGGGCAAGAACGGCGACGAAGAGGACTCGGGGAAGGACTCCGGCAAGGGCGACGACGGCGGCTCCGACGACGAGCAGACGCCCGAGAAGCCCGGGGCCGGCGACCCGGCCGGCGGCGGACTGCCGGCGGGGTACGCGATGGTGTCGAACGACCAGTTCCACTTCACCATGGCGATGCCCAAGGGCTTCAAGGTCACCGACATAGCGGGTTCCAACTCCGGCGCGATATACAACCGGACGAGCGGCGCGTTCCCGCGCATCCAGGTCGACTTCGGCGCGAACCCCAAGGACGACGCCGCCGCTGCCTGGCGGGCCGCCCAGGTCGCCGTCAGTCTCAGCAGCGACGGATACAAGCACCGGGGCATCAAGCCGGTCGAGTACAACGGCTATCCGACGGCAGCGGACTGGGAGTTCGAGCGCACACAGGGCGGAATGCGGGTACGAGTCCTCAACAGGGGCTTCAAGGTGGACGCCGACCGCGGCTACTCGATCATGATCAGCTGCAAGGCCAGTGAGTGGGACAAGGCCGAGTGCGTCACGCTGCGCAAGACGGCGTTCGCCACATTCAAGCCCAAGGACTGACCAAGGACACGTATCGTGAGAGCCCGCGGACGGTACGCAGCCGCAAGGGGCCGCTGAACGACCGGAATTGACGTGCTTTGACGTTTTGCTGCGGCCTCCGGGACCGGTCGGCGGACAGCGCGCTTGTGGGGAGGCGTCGTGGACGACTACGCGGG is a genomic window containing:
- a CDS encoding serine/threonine-protein kinase, giving the protein MPVAEDEVADAAPVSAAAKKADVPSGPAAVEGAPADPRTDPRTAISTEAKAKAEARTKNKPTTGSESESESGAGAKSGAVAGTGTAAEDEAVSGAAAAAQDAAPSRAKARETVPSWAKAEVAADVRSEAKADSGAAETDAPSAARAEAKPASPAAPASERPAEAKVPRQGSGRDTEGRLLAGRYRLGGVLGRGGMGTVWRAVDETLGRTVAVKELRFPTSIDDEEKRRLITRTLREAKAIARIRNNSAVTVYDVVDEDDRPWIVMELVEGKSLAEAVREDGTLTPRRAAEVGLAILDVLRSAHREGILHRDVKPSNVLISEDGRVVLTDFGIAQVEGDPSITSTGMLVGAPSYISPERARGHKPGPAADLWSLGGLLYASVEGSPPYDKGSAIATLTAVMTEPLDPPKNAGPLEEVIYGLLAKDPAQRLDDAGARALLTKVLNAPEVPEAPVVPEPPQDATRALSLPPVPPPPPAKPKDPAADRVRGALRSVRNAAAAATPEARPKQSAASQQTSPSRPTPPRAPLTDVVPRRTMVISAVVVVLAILATVLYLTLGDGDQGNEGKVKNDPSATPGAAAAGTGTDAGTDTGDDKGKNGDEEDSGKDSGKGDDGGSDDEQTPEKPGAGDPAGGGLPAGYAMVSNDQFHFTMAMPKGFKVTDIAGSNSGAIYNRTSGAFPRIQVDFGANPKDDAAAAWRAAQVAVSLSSDGYKHRGIKPVEYNGYPTAADWEFERTQGGMRVRVLNRGFKVDADRGYSIMISCKASEWDKAECVTLRKTAFATFKPKD